One genomic window of Parasteatoda tepidariorum isolate YZ-2023 chromosome 9, CAS_Ptep_4.0, whole genome shotgun sequence includes the following:
- the LOC107438449 gene encoding protein hook homolog: MNEMLFDDLEEGEIADDIVPEPIVQKKLKPLPRRYVINDKKLRSRHRKKNCKHTTEHHKRKSNKSNFHSHAKQSMKHHKTCHKHDSIRHSNCHFNREKIIEVNSDNEVSPYSHKKVPVVKCAFKNYTSPPRKVLNEDTSKSLTAKHKVVNSNYPKFLSEYKKLPNGQNKLKNISNFNDPCSSANEKQFNKNSSEKNENLKSKLKCENLPPAVEVIDITDDEDEEELRRLALATCLKRSATVPEISSEDSSSKNICSESELPAAIDSDNYEIVDMDVDNESENFDKIGDLFTIDTTPTYFSELNQDSSINQVDKVVNGFLQNITEETYQNFHNEVFNQKVNNDLYTNFEIDKSRLPPSQLDDEFEEELLRAELIANMKSMRQNSETVLKKENILSSDALLVNDKFKNVIPKETRVVKLKSDNCNERIVNINRDTDVDEGLKDERTVSILKDTDLKETPFVTKSRTVSSYKKPNLTSNVNPSVRKADIKVKLNNVQSVASSVPNIISLPQERIVISLNNETSSDDSDQEEDFQAKQPEKNPAVASLEALISNARLQSDEKKNPPNINGTSDALSCLSKAQQEEYNSLIKILAKNKDPFVQSSQLEVKKVTEDPNLILLKKKIHIAKDNCEKEKVLMSTTEKEVEKRKRSYMLSKIKTQHLKEQLIAAEKVRKANLQIWTKCSSELQTLKKSVSKRQALIKSLQTKISAYFPETVSNGLSPMSSITSEEYLLR; the protein is encoded by the coding sequence atgAATGAAATGTTGTTTGACGATCTTGAGGAGGGGGAAATTGCTGATGATATAGTTCCTGAACCTATTGTACAAAAGAAACTTAAGCCTTTACCACGTCGTTATgtaataaatgacaaaaaactCAGATCTAGACATAGGAAAAAGAACTGCAAACACACTACTGAGCACCATAAAAggaaaagtaataaatctaattttcattCTCATGCAAAACAATCTATGAAACATCATAAAACATGTCACAAACATGATTCCATAAGGCATTCTAACTGTCATTtcaatagagaaaaaataatagaagttAATTCTGATAATGAAGTGTCACCCTATAGTCACAAAAAAGTACCTGTAGTAAAATGtgcattcaaaaattatacaagTCCCCCCAGAAAGGTCTTAAATGAAGATACTTCTAAATCGTTAACTGCAAAACACAAAGTTGTAAATAGTAATTATCCTAAGTTTTTATCAGAGtacaaaaaattaccaaatggccagaataaactaaaaaatattagtaattttaatgacCCCTGTAGTTCTGCAAATGAAAAACAGTTTAACAAAAACTCGAGTGagaaaaatgagaatttaaagtcaaagttaaaatgtgaaaatcttCCACCTGCTGTAGAAGTAATTGATATTACTGATGATGAGGATGAAGAAGAGTTGAGAAGACTGGCACTTGCCACTTGTTTAAAAAGATCCGCAACGGTTCCGGAAATTTCTTCAGAAGATAGTTCGTCAAAAAATATCTGCTCCGAATCCGAATTACCTGCCGCTATTGATTCGGACAATTATGAAATAGTTGACATGGATGTAGATAATGAATccgaaaattttgataaaatagggGATCTCTTTACAATTGATACTACACCAACATACTTCAGTGAGCTAAATCAAGATTCCAGCATAAATCAAGTAGATAAAGTTGTGAATGGTTTCCTTCAAAATATCACTGAAGAAACTTATCAAAACTTTCATAATGAGGTATTTAATCAAAAGGTAAATAATGACTTGTACACAAACTTTGAAATTGATAAATCCCGTTTACCTCCTAGTCAATTGGACGATGAATTTGAAGAAGAACTCTTGCGAGCTGAATTGATTGCAAACATGAAATCTATGCGTCAAAATAGTGAAACTGTGCtaaagaaggaaaatattttaagtagcgATGCACTCTTAGTTaatgataagtttaaaaatgtaattcctAAAGAAACAAGGgttgtgaaattaaaatcagataATTGTAATGAAAgaatagttaatattaataGGGACACAGATGTAGATGAAGGTCTGAAAGATGAAAGGACTGTAAGCATATTAAAAGATACTGACCTAAAAGAAACTccttttgtaacaaaatctaGAACCGTTTCCTCTTACAAAAAACCTAATTTGACAAGCAATGTTAATCCATCTGTTAGAAAAGCtgatattaaagtaaaattgaataatgttCAATCTGTTGCTAGTTCAGttccaaatattatttctttacctCAAGAGCGTATTGTAATTTCTCTTAATAATGAAACTTCCTCTGATGATTCTGATCAGGAGGAGGATTTTCAGGCTAAACAGCCTGAAAAAAATCCTGCTGTTGCTAGCTTAGAAGCATTGATAAGTAATGCAAGACTACAGTCCgatgaaaaaaagaatcctCCCAATATAAATGGAACATCCGATGCTTTATCGTGTTTGTCTAAAGCGCAACAGGAAGAGTACaattcattgattaaaattctTGCTAAAAATAAAGATCCTTTCGTACAAAGCTCCCAATTGGAGGTGAAGAAAGTCACTGAAGAtcctaatttgattttattaaaaaagaaaatccatATAGCGAAAGACaattgtgaaaaagaaaaagttcttaTGAGCACTACTGAAAAGGAAGTAGAAAAAAGGAAACGTTCCTATATGCTCTCTAAAATAAAAACGCAGCATCTTAAAGAACAATTAATTGCAGCAGAAAAGGTTAGAAAGGCTAACTTGCAAATATGGACTAAATGCTCGAGTGAGCTACAAACTCTTAAAAAGTCTGTCTCAAAACGCCAGGCATTGATTAAATCTTTGCAGACTAAAATAAGCGCATATTTTCCTGAAACAGTCTCAAATGGACTTTCTCCTATGTCTAGCATTACATCTGAGGAATATTTACTTagatga